Genomic window (Vicia villosa cultivar HV-30 ecotype Madison, WI unplaced genomic scaffold, Vvil1.0 ctg.002804F_1_1, whole genome shotgun sequence):
GAATTAGTAAGTGGTTGTGATAGTGATGAGAGCAGTGGTGCTGTTAGAAGAAAGAGCTACCCAATGTTCAAATTGCAAAAGAATATGGCAGATTTTAAATGGGAAGTAGGTGTTTATTTTAGTTCAAGAGAGGATTTCAAGGAAGCCATTTCAACTTATGTTGTACAAAGTGGTAGAAATATGAGATTCACTAAGAATGGCAAAGTGAGGGTTAGGGTTAGATGCAAGGATGGTTGTGCATGGGAAGCTTATTATGCAAAAATACCAAATGAAGAGTCATGGTAATTAAGGAAAGTAGTTAACAAGCATGACTGTAGTAGAAACTATAATGTGAAGATGATGACTACCAAGTGGCTTAGCAAGAGGCTTCAAAACTCTTTGAAAAACAATCCAAGGTTAAGGATAAAGGATATAAAGGCTAAGGCTCAAAAGAAATGGAATGTGGGTGTCAACAAGACCAAGGCTATAAGGGTAAGAGTTCAGGCTAGAGATATGGTTGATGGCTCTTTTTTGGGAGACTATGCAAGAATCCAAGACTATTGTCATGAGCTGCTTAGGGCAAACCCAGGATCCACTGTGAAGCTCAACCTTGATGCTGTTCCAGAAGGTACAGAAGACCAAAGACCATATTTCAGTAGGGTTTATATATGTTTTGCAGCATGTAAGCGAAGTTTTAAACTGTCTAGACATGTCATAGGGCTAGATGGTTGTTTCTTGAAGGGATTATGTGGTGGGCAGATCCTGGCAGCAATTGGAAGGGATCCAAATGATCAAATGCTACCAGTTGCTTTTGCTGTTGTAGAAGGAGAGAATAGGGATAGTTGGACTTGGTTTTTGCAACTATTGATTGATGACCTAGGAGGCAGAGAAGAGTGTCTGACTTACACATTCATCTCAGACCAACAAAAGGTGTGTACATCTGAATTAAACATGATTATTACTTATTGTTTGCATAGCTGTAATGTGACTTATTGTTTGCATAACTGTAATGTGTCTTTTACAGGGTCTGCTCCCAGCTATGGATGAGCTTTTGCCAAATGTTGAGCAAAGGTTTTGTGTCAGACACTTGTACAACAACTTCAGAAAAAGATTTCCAGGGAAGGTCTACAAAGAGTTAATTTGGAAGGCTGCAAAATCAACATATGTCCAGGCATTTGGAAGAGAAATGAGGGCAATTAAGCAATTGGATAATGATGCTTTTGTCAACATGATGAAGACACCTCCCAGATGCTGGAGTAGGGCATTCTTCAAGACAACTAACAAATGTGACTGTGTGCTTAACATCATGTCAGAATCATTCAATAGTGTAATCCTTGATTCCAGGTCAAAGCCTTTAGTCAGTATGCTGGAAGATATCAGAATTTATTGTATGGAGAGGTGGGCAACAAATAGGATGAGGTTCCATAAGCTGAGTGATGATGTAGTATTACCAAACATCAGAAAGAAAGTTGAGAAAACTAGTTGTTTCACCAACTCATGGATTGTTAGGTAAACCAGTTGCAATTTTATTTGAGAATACTAGTTGTTTCATATTATTTGAGCCTTTGCAATTTTGTTAATGTCTGGTATACATATTTAATGTAGGATGTCAGATGAACATTACTTTAAagttaaaaatgttaaaaaccaaGCTGATATGTTAGCTGTCAACTTGAAAGACCACATATGTTCTCGTAGAAAGTGGGAACTTACTGGATTGCCATGTGTTCATGCCCTAGCATGTATGAAAAGTAGAAACTTTAAGTATGAAGATTACATCCCTGAGTGTTTTAGAAAGAGTAGGTACATTGAAGTATACAAACCCGTGCTTTATCCTGTTAATGGTTCCAATTTATGGGTAAAAACACCATATCCTGATGTTAGGCCTCCAAAGCATAGAAGGATGCCAGGTAGACCTAAAAAGAAGAGAAATCGTGAACAAGGTGAGATTGATGGCACAGACAGAAAAATAAGGAGAACAGGGTTGATTGTTAGATGCAGCAGGTGTAAGAAGTCTGGTCATAACAAAAAAACTTGTAAAGTACTAGGGCCTGATGCTGACACTTCTCAAGTGACTCAGAGTGACACTTCTCAACAAGCTCCACCAAGGTATGATGTTGACACTTCTCAAGTGACTGCTACTCAACAAGCTTCTCAAGTGACTCAGAGTTCTCAAGTGACTGCACCAAGACAAGCTAAAGCTTCAAAAGGAAAGGCCCCTCAACAACCAGCTGCTCAGAGTTCTCAAGCTTCCAAAGGAAAGGCTGCTCAACAACCAACTGCTGCTGCAAAGTCAAAGAATCTGGGTGTCAAAAAGACAACAACTCCATGGGTGCCACCTGGACCTGCCACCAGATTAAGTGCAGCAAAAAATGCCATTGGTCCAACAACTAGGAGGACTACCCCTACAAAAAGATCCAAGAAAATTGTTTAGTCTGTCACATTTAGTTTAATTTGTCTTTGTTGGTTTTATGTCTTTTGTTTAATGGACCACTTTTGGTATTCTGATGTACTATTATGAACCACTTTTGGTAATGTGGTACCACTTTTGGGTT
Coding sequences:
- the LOC131639844 gene encoding uncharacterized protein LOC131639844, whose translation is MTTKWLSKRLQNSLKNNPRLRIKDIKAKAQKKWNVGVNKTKAIRVRVQARDMVDGSFLGDYARIQDYCHELLRANPGSTVKLNLDAVPEGTEDQRPYFSRVYICFAACKRSFKLSRHVIGLDGCFLKGLCGGQILAAIGRDPNDQMLPVAFAVVEGENRDSWTWFLQLLIDDLGGREECLTYTFISDQQKGLLPAMDELLPNVEQRFCVRHLYNNFRKRFPGKVYKELIWKAAKSTYVQAFGREMRAIKQLDNDAFVNMMKTPPRCWSRAFFKTTNKCDCVLNIMSESFNSVILDSRSKPLVSMLEDIRIYCMERWATNRMRFHKLSDDVVLPNIRKKVEKTSCFTNSWIVRMSDEHYFKVKNVKNQADMLAVNLKDHICSRRKWELTGLPCVHALACMKSRNFKYEDYIPECFRKSRYIEVYKPVLYPVNGSNLWVKTPYPDVRPPKHRRMPGRPKKKRNREQGEIDGTDRKIRRTGLIVRCSRCKKSGHNKKTCKVLGPDADTSQVTQSDTSQQAPPRYDVDTSQVTATQQASQVTQSSQVTAPRQAKASKGKAPQQPAAQSSQASKGKAAQQPTAAAKSKNLGVKKTTTPWVPPGPATRLSAAKNAIGPTTRRTTPTKRSKKIV